The Periophthalmus magnuspinnatus isolate fPerMag1 chromosome 15, fPerMag1.2.pri, whole genome shotgun sequence genomic sequence GTACTGGTCCAATAAATGCATCTGCAAACACATCTGCCTGGTTTCCAATGGGCATCCACTTAAGGTCTCTAGAATAAACTGAGTGGAAAAATATTTTTGCTCACACATGTGCCAGTGTGCCAAGAAATTCTATTAACTTTTCTATTTCTAACTTTCTATTAACTTTTTTAGCTcttttgtgtattgtttttaattgaCAACAGAAGCCATACCCATGTGGTGCAGGTAGAGCTCTCGGGGATCTGAAGAATCTTTGCTGGCCCTGGGGTTTCGGCTGCATTTCACCTTCAGCTGAAGCTGGATGGTGTCAATCTCTGAGCCCTCCTCTGCAGCTGTGTCCTCACCTAAAGGGAATAGAGCCTTAGTTATTTTGACCTATTTAAATGGACAGAAAGCTACACCAAATAATGGCAGTCCTTCGACAGTGAAAAGGGTAAGAATCATTTTGACACGAAACATTCCAattgaaaatacattaaatgatACATTTTCCATTAAATACTACACTAGAGAGAGaccattggtggttttcagactctagAATGTAATAATGTCATAATCATAGATAGGAGCAAGATTTCTATTATTGATTAGGCCATTAACTTCCTATACAACTAAAATCTGtaatttaacaatattcattttagctgcaccccatctgtattaaatattattggcttaaagaatgttgtgatgtcaaatGGATCCCAGCAATACTATACTTGCATAGTGCTCAGTCTTTAATCACTTTATTCCTTCATTTCTAGGCAGAACagatttattgtttattacttAAGAGtagccctgtcacgataacaaattctTATGTGTGATATATTCTGCCATAGGGTGtgtaagaaaacatttgtgCTTGACTTTTTTCAAAAGGAAATCCAAGTATTTAATTCAACCCTGATTTCTATTTGTTCAGTTTCACTCAGTACCGGTAAATGCCAGTGGGGGGGAAAGCAATTTtaaggtaaaacaaaaaagggTGCCAACTTCATTGTTCATGTTCATTACTAGGATGAGACATTATGTAGTGTAAGCAATTTAAGCATAATCTTCACAACAAGAGCACATCATCTGTAGttacttttgtgttttggtacctgggaaaacatttttttccattttcctcATTTGAAGACAATTAGCTTTGATCACAGTTGAGTTCTGACCGCTTTCAGTGCTTTACTCGTGTATCATCTATATATCATAATTTTATAAGACTACAGACAAACCTGAATTTCTGTATTCAAACAGACGCGGGTCTGCTCTAATAGGTATGAGGCCTAGTCTATGGGCCAGGACCTCATCCTGGACAATGGACGTGTTGTTGTAGATAAACACCTTCTCTATCGCCATGGTTGGGACCTGGAAAGACAGTTTCTCAATTTAATAGGCTACTCCATACTAAGTGTGATGTGACATAATTCATTAGGGATGACACCTCAGCTAAAAGGATTCTTCTGAAAGCGTTGGCGATGGCTGGATCTACGCCCACCATGTCAAACTCCATACTGTTCTCTTTCAGTTGAACCACATTGATACGGAAGTTCTGAACAAAAACGTACGTACTCTTAACATCTACTGCTCAGATCTATAATCAGTCATAACAGTTTTTTTCGTGATACACTGAGACATgtcaatttaccttttggaatTTGCCCAAGTTCCAAGTGTCGTCATAACCGGGATAGTTTCCTGGAAAATCCGTCGTATGGGCCTGAAACCAGTGCAAACATGCATTTAACAAGcccaactaaaataaaatccatCACATATGATGGTGACTTGTACTACAGTATCAGTCActgtgattttgtattttttcttcgtTTCTCAGACATAACTCCACTGTTCTGCATTCTTAGGTACTTGGTGACACACATTTGCCATGATTTACTTACATTTTTGACACCAAATTCCCCTAAAATTACCCGACTTCTTATTTCTTCCACGTTCTTCATAGCGGCCGCCATGACTGTATAAACCCCGCCCACGACGCATCAACTTCCGAGCACGTGGTTGACTTTCGCCATAaagcaggcatgcccaaactgtggcctgggGGAAAAGTgcggccctcaagcttccaggtgaattggctcATGTTAcgttaaacagtactttttactgtacatttctgagaatcaaatatatcaaatatttaatgtgtctcaTTAAGGATGTAAGAATGAATAATTGTCTAGTGGtgcagtctaacttgtaataataac encodes the following:
- the polr1c gene encoding DNA-directed RNA polymerases I and III subunit RPAC1 — encoded protein: MAAAMKNVEEIRSRVILGEFGVKNAHTTDFPGNYPGYDDTWNLGKFQKNFRINVVQLKENSMEFDMVGVDPAIANAFRRILLAEVPTMAIEKVFIYNNTSIVQDEVLAHRLGLIPIRADPRLFEYRNSGEDTAAEEGSEIDTIQLQLKVKCSRNPRASKDSSDPRELYLHHMVYSRDLKWMPIGNQADVFADAFIGPVHDDILIAQLRPGQELDIVMHCVKGIGKDHAKFSPVATASYRLLPEITLMERVEGEQAERLQRCFSRGVIELEEQNGEKVAKVVNSRLDTCSREVLRHDDLKNLVKLGRIRDHFIFTVESTGILPPDVLVAEAIQVLMSKCQRFLSELDSSDMD